The nucleotide window GTTTCATTGCACACAGAACAGGAGAGCACTTGGTCCTCATTGACAGAACTCCCACACTGCAACACGTGCAGATGCCCAAAGTCCACCCCGCCCTTGTGACAGGCACTGCAAGAACACAGCGTTAGGTCCAACCACACGCAGGTGACATTTTCCAGGTCAGAAactggcacaggagctgctgcagcccctgcaaaCCACGGGAGATGTTCTACCTCAGGGTCACacccaggtgctgctgcattTCCTCCCGAAAGTGCAGCTGCATCTCCGCTGCCTGCCGGCAGCCCAAGGCCCTGTCACAGGACTGGAAAGTCACCCTGTAGCAGAGGCTCCTCCgtcctgtccctggctgctggAAATTGTCCCTTAATTGGATGGAAATGACCATTTCACCTGAAACCCTCCTGGCAAGGCTGTGAAAAGCCACTTCATCGAACTCCTCCCCGTCAGGAACCCAGAAGCTGACATCGTGCACGTAGGAAGGTGGATAGAGGGAAAAACTCTTGAAAAGCCTCAGCTCTCCCTCAGGAAACTGCCTGAGGAAGCGCCTGTCCAACGTCCAGAGCATTCTCCAGTCGGATATACCACACAGCAGCATGGCCAGGAGGTCCAGGTTCAGCGAGGCCGACACAACAACCAGCTCATGGCTTTTTAATTCATCAGGAGCTGTCCTGATAACCCCCACACAGGAGCCTGAGGGGTCTGGCTCTGCCCCCACGCAGAGGAAACGCTGAATTTCACCAAGCTGCCATTCAAAAGCAGCAAAGTCATTTAGCTCGGCTCCCAGCCTTGTTGCTTCCTGCAGGCTGATGCTGGGTTTGATGCCAGAAACACCCTGGTGAAGAGAATTCATGGTGGTTTGAATGTTATCCACCAACATCTGGATACAGCTGTTCTCTGTGCCCCTGCTGACTGCAAGCACAACGAGCATTTCATGGAAAACAGGCATGGAGTGGGGAGTGATCCGACATTTCCTAAAAACTGGCCCACAAAGAACCTGAAGTATCCCTGGGGAAAAAgctcctttttttattattgcctGAGCatgaggcaggagggaaggCCTAAGGTGAAACTGCTTTGGAACTGGGCATCCTTCTTGTACATTCTCATCCTTGTCCTGGccaaaatgggaaaacaaaactgtgtCTGCCAGACCCGGAGACATTTTCTCAGTGCTTGGAGCCTCCCCTGGGCTCAGAGTGATCCAGAAGATGTTGGAGTGGCAAACACCATCGGGGTGACCTTggtggagcagaggaaggcaggagctgatGTTCTGCAGTGGAAAAGCTTGGCTGAGCCCTGCACTGAGCTTCTCCTTTATTGTCCTTACTGGATGACTTGAATTCGCTTCGAGGAAACccctgtgaaaaata belongs to Cinclus cinclus chromosome 25, bCinCin1.1, whole genome shotgun sequence and includes:
- the FDXACB1 gene encoding ferredoxin-fold anticodon-binding domain-containing protein 1 — translated: MGPPLRRVLLLGEGNFSFAAALCGAQGTNVVATCYESEEEAAGRGGAARSIRRLRDSGAEVVFSVDCTKLKEHFLPGEREFDRIYFNFPHCGRKAGVVKNRQLLARFFHSCAEVLAQEGEIHVALCNGQGGTPADQPRREWHNSWQIVAVAAGAGFILSDVHPFKAETIDGYKCTGYRSQDKSFCVEGALNHIFTRSTAPQCFTPVSCKTQLGSQTVSFQVPQVLVDKINRGFLEANSSHPVRTIKEKLSAGLSQAFPLQNISSCLPLLHQGHPDGVCHSNIFWITLSPGEAPSTEKMSPGLADTVLFSHFGQDKDENVQEGCPVPKQFHLRPSLLPHAQAIIKKGAFSPGILQVLCGPVFRKCRITPHSMPVFHEMLVVLAVSRGTENSCIQMLVDNIQTTMNSLHQGVSGIKPSISLQEATRLGAELNDFAAFEWQLGEIQRFLCVGAEPDPSGSCVGVIRTAPDELKSHELVVVSASLNLDLLAMLLCGISDWRMLWTLDRRFLRQFPEGELRLFKSFSLYPPSYVHDVSFWVPDGEEFDEVAFHSLARRVSGEMVISIQLRDNFQQPGTGRRSLCYRVTFQSCDRALGCRQAAEMQLHFREEMQQHLGVTLR